In Zingiber officinale cultivar Zhangliang chromosome 3A, Zo_v1.1, whole genome shotgun sequence, the DNA window GACAAAAGAtttagaagaggacaaaaagaGCAGCTAgcgatatcattctcgagacacctGTCGCCGACAAGCAACATGGTCGGCAGCCAGGTCGTACCAGAGATATGCTTGGACGGTTGCGGCATGGCGTCaagcacgcttttctgacacagtcattctgaggtatgctttgaggagcgttcacaccttgggaagcgtgcacacgcCTCTAcgaggtcctatataaggacctccaGACTCCGTTGGAGGTATGCTTTTCTcctctactgtagccacagtctcgTTATTTTGTCTCTGCTTCTTCTCACCGTTGCCTAACTTGAGCGCCGGAgagtcgtcgccgggaactccttcccgacccggctttgttgcaggttcaccggaggtccacgtcatTGCGGAGATCACCCGGagacagcagagagcgccacatccCTAGCCTTCATTgactcagcattcggacaggatcggagggtcgtcgccgggaaccccttcccggcccggctttgttgcaggtgcaccggaggtccacgtcatTGCGGAGATCACCCGGagacagcagagagcgccacatccccagccttCATCTACTCAGCATTCAGACATGATCAGATCCTATCCAATAAACATGCCACCATAACAagtatttattttctgttttcttgCCTTACTTTATAAGGCTTTACACATCAAGAATCATCATTCCCCATATTCCTATATAGATCAATGTTCCAAACTCTTTGCAATGAAGATAAGATGACCATAATATTTGAGCAAAGTAATGAATGAAAAACAACATTTATGCTTCATTTTAATGTTTTTGAAATATTGCCAAAAAAACAGTATAAATCCAGTCATTTTCAGTAGATGAGAGGTGCAAAATATTTATATGGATAGCGGAAGTATGCAAGACAGTAGTAGCCATATATTCCCTTATCAACTGTTGGTTCACTAGATACCTGAAGTACATGTGTAACTGAGACAACCAGTAGAAAAAGTTATTAGAACTCTTGCTCAGCCATATTAAGATCAAGTTTTTCACTTCATGCCTTGCTAAATTAATGTTGTAGCACAAACATTATTCAATTTACAAAACTATAACAGGAAAAAAGTTATCTACTATGTGACTGTTTGTATTGTAGCCATGAAATGAAGATAAACATTCTGTGAACCTAGTAAAGTACCTCCATAACAGCATATTCAGCTTGTTGTTTTGCATAATAACGCTCTGATGGATGTAGATCACCGATGACAGGTAACAGTTCATCCTCAGACAGGTAGctgtaaaaaaaacataaaatgatATATGCCGCCACCTTTATTTGTAATAGTCTGATTAAATCTCAACATACATACCTATCATTGTCATGGTCAAGCTGTGAGAATAACTTTTTAGCAGGCACCTCTGCAGAGGTATCAGATTCCAGTGTGAAATTGTGAACATCATCACTTCGCCTAATTAACTGGAATAAGCCATTAAAATACTCTTGAAAATTTAGttttccatctttatctttaTCATTTTCCCTGAATGGAAAATGCAGAGAATGTTAGAATGAAAAATTAACATAGAAGAAGATAGATTAAAATGTGAAGTTTTCAAGCGAAAGAGTTCCATTGAACAGAAACAGCATAGATATACAGAAGGTTCTTATTTCCACATTATTTAATGTGTAAATTGAGGTAAAACAAAATGACACTGAGCATAGATTCATTGGTAAATTACATAGCTCAGGTGAAGATAGAAGGTTATAATTTCCGGTTTATTAAATCTATGAATTGAGAGACATAAAATGATATTGCTTGATCAAGAGATAGAATAGTTAGACCTTTATATATAGGATCATAACATACCACCTAATGACATATCCAATGTGGGACTAAGTTAATAACACTATACCCACACAAAACTgataaatctaatggaatgaATACTATGAATAGTCATCAGAACTTTTTACTGTTGATAAACCATAATATCACAATCATACCTCATATCAGAAGTATCCATCCATCAGCCTTAGCATGATAAGGTTGttaattctcaaaattaaaaccAATTAGAAGTCACCATAGAACAGAGGTTTAGAGGCTATACAGTATCCAATATATTGTGTGATGTGGATTAGGGATGGTCAACTAGATTGACCATGCTTTCACACTAGTTTGGAACATATCTAAACTGCTAGAATCTGATTGGCAGCCGTTAAAAGTAGGGTGAGATTTTTGTTGTATAGGTTGGATATACatgagatgatgatgatgatgatgatacgGAATTGACATGATTTTTGCAAATGTATGGATCTTCTACaaaaggggagccttggcacaacggtaaagttgttgctttgtgaccaaaaagtcacggtttgaatcctggaaacagcctcttgcaaaaagcagggtaaggctgagtacaatggatccttccctggaACTCCGCATAGCGGGAGGTTCGTGCACCAGACTCCCCTTTTTGGATCTTCTACAAAACGAATTATCTTTAAGTGAGAATTAGAAATCAGAGTACGTCAACAAAAAAACCATGAAATAGCTGTACAAATATTAAGTTAGCATTCAGGTAATAATGATGATCAAACTAGTGTCATTATGCAACAAAATAAAATCAGTATTGTTACAGATAAGATCTATGCAAGTTCTCCACCATTCTAAACATTCAGCTAAACAAATATTCACCAAATAAGCAACAGTTGATTATGGAGTTTAGCATGTGCACCTAATTTCTTCTTTGGCTAACCAACTGAACACCTTGGGATTGCTACTATCAGATGGATGAAGGAAACTgccaaaaaattgaaaaatgtatGAATCAGATCAAGAAGCTACAATGTATAACAGGATGTAACATAAACAAACATAGTCATTAAACTCTGTTAAattaagaagaccatcaccatcCATATCTGATGCATTGAAATGCTCCTCTTGCCACCAACCCATTTTATTGTCTGATGAATTATCATCTGTTAATATGTCAGAGAAAAGATAAGTGAATATTTGACTCAGGTTCTACCTTTATTTATAAACCTATATGTATCCCTATTGTTAAAATTCTATTGTTTATGATAATAGAATGCATAACTTGATGTCATAGGGCAGATCAGCCCATAACTTGATGAAACCACCAAAGTTAATTTTGGCAGATGCAGGATAGTTATTCCTTAACATTTATCAGTCACATTTTGTTATTTAACATTTCATTTTCACCCTAAATCTTAACTGTATAGTTTTTGTTTGAAGTCGAACTTCAAGGTCTAATATTCATACTTCAAATTTACATCAGCAAATAAGAAACTTCAGGGGAAATTATGTCCCTCAATTAATGTCAGTATGCTACTGGACTAAACAACATTGCAACAAGGAAGCACATTTCGTGTTTCTAATATGAAAATTGGACACTGGATGACAGAAATtatgtttgttttgtttttatattGTCGTTTAAGATTGGAAGCCGGCTACAAATCCTCGGGGAAAGGGAGAAAATGCTTAATATATACCACTAAGAATTATATTGGAAATATCTTCCACAAAGGATGTAAGTTAAAAAGGGAAAGGTTTGAGGTTGCTGTGAATCAGGACCTACTAGCCACAAGAATCAAAGTTTCTTGAAATTAGAATAGAGTATGACATAAAGGAGGAAACTTCACCAACCATGCAATCGCCGGGCCCATCTAGGTGGTTCGTACTCCGTGAACGAGATGAAGCCATCGTGGTTCTTGTCATGAAGCTCCATGTCGCGTTGCGTCTGATGCATTAGCTCCTGCTTCACCTGCCGGAGATTCCATTCCGCGAGCTCATCGACGGTGATGAAGCCGTCAGCCGGGCCGACATCGATCTTGGGAAAGAGTTCCACGATGCGATGGGTGACGTTGAATTGCGCCTCGTCGTTAATGTAATCCTCGGCATCCATGAAGTCCTTCCATTCCGGCTGGGGCTCCATGGTGGGGGCGTGGCCATCGGGGAAGTAGTGACTCCTCTCCCACTCGCGGTCATCACGGCGGCGTTCGATGTCAACTATAATGGGGTCAAAGTGGACACTCCGGCGGTCGCGACCTAGTGGGGCCGATAGGCCAGCGGCCGAACGGAGCTTGAGGCGGCGGTGCGGTCGGTTGGGTTGGCTTGGGGCAAAAGAAAGGAGGAAAAGGACGAAGATCGCCACGCTCAGATATACTACCAAGGAGGATCTCGCCATCGCCTCCTCTCCTTCCGGTCTCGTTTTGCCTTGGCCCTCCTATCAAAGCCGAGTTAACCCGGCTCCCTATTACAATCAGACTCCGGATCAAAAAAGACGGCTACTCAAGTTCTTGACGATTTCTGACTACTGAATATTTGTGGGGCCGCAAATTTTGACCATTGAAAATACAGGTACAACGGTAAAGTCAGATGATATAGGAATCCATAATATTCTTTACCCTAACAAATGAACCGGTATGGTTTGATTTTAGCGGAGAAGAGAATGCCCGGTCAAGGCAGCTCACGATGAACAAACCAATCGCGATTCATACTCTTTTTTaacttaatcctaatatatttcgagtttttaagttttaaaatatgcaAATTGAATAGTAGGTTTTCGAAAATTCCTGTTTCTCTTTATATCCTTTGGTCCATTTCGTCtgataaacttaaaaaattttaaatcactTAAAATTAACCCTAATATACTCTTATAAATCTTCTTAATATACTTTATactttcatttttaaatttaatagtgATACGAAGATAAATAAGGCCCATATGGCGGATCCTTGACCTGGTCAAAGTGATGTGGCTGAGTCAAGATTCTATCAATATAGAGACTATGTGACACTCTTCTAGCTAGCCAAGTTGCTGATCTTCCCGACCTCCAAACCGACCAACCTTTCAACTATCAACTAGCTGAGTCGTCGAGCTGCCAACCTTCTAAGTTTCTAGCGTGCGAcattgtccccagggcgtagcacagatggggagtgcatagttccgtggctgaaaggtccaggggtcgatcctcggggtgtcattgcctcgggttaacgtctccgccatgcactttccacctgtgtacctgcatttaccttcctccatatccgtgggaccggctctagggggctgctgatgtgacggttccacattttttttctaGCATGCGACATTTACTAACACATCCTTTAATATCTCTTTAATAACTTTTAATGACTCTTTAAGGGTGAATCTCTTGGGTATCTCCCTTTAATGACTCTTAAGGGTGAGTCTCATGCTTCTCCCTATAAGATAAGGGGAGGAAACTTTCTAAAGGGAGGATTATGCTATCATTATATATGATCATCTATTTGATTGCATTTTTCTCATCATTTCTCCGCTTtatctcttttaaatttctatGCTAACTTGGGCATCAGAGTGATCTTGCTGAGCCTCCTACGAATCCTTTGATGTTTGTTACTTTTCGCAAAAAATCATCGTGCTACTAGAAGAAATTTAGGAGAAGATCTACTCGACATCATCGCTATTGATGTCGGGATAGATTTCTATGACCACACCATCGTGGTGAGATTTCTGAGCCAACGCTGGGGTGGATTTCTACCCCGTATCATCGTGGTGAGATGTTCACGCCGAATCAAATAGTATAAATTGAGAATAATGAATTTCAAATTTATAAATGCTTGATAGAATTTATAATAAGCTCATTGTTTGATAGAATTTATAATAAGCTCAATGTAAGATTTTAGACAATGATATTCACTAATCAACACCATCAGTAGGTTTCAAGCACTCCCTTAATTCAGAAAATAAACCTTTAAGTTTTTTATGTTTATTAGTCAATTTCAttactttaaatcaaaattaatgtaTTATTGAAAATCTCTTTAATATATCTATAcacttgaatttgaatttgatagtataaattgagaacaataattttttaaataggtAGAATAAAAAATGAAAGATGTGCTCTCAATTTAATTTACTATTCTCATTTTATGCTATTGAATTCAGATATAATTCAAATACATTAAAAAGGTTTTTAGAAATATATTGATTTtgatttgaaataatttaaaatttgacaaTTTCTTAAAGGACGTACTTCAAGTTTGGTTTTATCTAACAGACacacctaaattttaaaattctcaaaagacGCACCTAAATTTCATAATTACCTATAttgatttttttctcttcttttttatcTCTCCTTTGCATGTAAcaatctctcttttcttttctctctcattacaTGTAACATATATTCTCTTCTCTTAACTATACAatatattttctctcttctctttttttttgttaattatattatccactaaatttatttattttatagagAAGGTTAATAATATATTAAaagtatattttaaatttttttaatatctaattataaaaaaaatgaataacgtgaattaattttattaataaaaataattaaaaaataaaataaaaatcactttagtactgatttttaaaaatcaataccaCAACATAAatacaacatcactcgttgtggtGCTACTTTTTGAAGATCAACACCATAATATATGTTTTGATCACACACCATGGTACTAGTATCCGAAGACTAGTATTAAAGTGGTGTTGATCTTTAGAAACTAACACTATAGTATTTTGAATATTTCAAATCATTTTGAGCACTACTAAGAGAGAGTTAAAAGAGTAAACAAGAACTTatttgaactcaagttcacctaaTAAACCCATAGGAGTTAGAATGAGTCCGAACAAAGCTCtcaagtgttaggaccaaaagaatttagatatcttcataatggtatgacattgtccactttgggcctaaaccctcatggttttatttttggcctCTACTCAAAATGTcttataccaatagagatatctttctcttataagttCATGATCATTTTCATGTGTTTTCATtgtgggactttgtttgcaaccattgcaacccaacaattccccctcaaacgaaggaccactcCCTTAAGTCCATCCGCTTGATGTCAtctgatccttgacccaccaggattTTTCTGCCGCTTAGTCCAACTGACCTACTAGGAATTCCTTATCCCTCGGTCCACCCAACCTACAAGGATTTCCTTGCCCCTCGATCCACCtgatctactaggacttccttgcccctCGATtgactcgacctactaggacttccttgtccCTCGGTcgactcgacctactaggacttatTTGTCTCTCAATCCAACTGACTTAGTAGGTCTTCTTTGCCTAACCGTAACTAGGACTTCTCTACCTAGTGTCTGGACGTCTTGATCCAGATATAGGAGTCCTCATTTTCTTTGTTAAAGGTTAATATTCCACTCACATAGCTCGATTAGAC includes these proteins:
- the LOC122051910 gene encoding calumenin-like, producing MARSSLVVYLSVAIFVLFLLSFAPSQPNRPHRRLKLRSAAGLSAPLGRDRRSVHFDPIIVDIERRRDDREWERSHYFPDGHAPTMEPQPEWKDFMDAEDYINDEAQFNVTHRIVELFPKIDVGPADGFITVDELAEWNLRQVKQELMHQTQRDMELHDKNHDGFISFTEYEPPRWARRLHDDNSSDNKMGWWQEEHFNASDMDGDGLLNLTEFNDYVCLCYILFLHPSDSSNPKVFSWLAKEEIRENDKDKDGKLNFQEYFNGLFQLIRRSDDVHNFTLESDTSAEVPAKKLFSQLDHDNDSYLSEDELLPVIGDLHPSERYYAKQQAEYAVMEADTDKDGRLSMKEMIENPYVLYTSIHTEDNHYDFHDEFR